In the Sarcophilus harrisii chromosome 3, mSarHar1.11, whole genome shotgun sequence genome, one interval contains:
- the CD37 gene encoding leukocyte antigen CD37 — MVDKGCLSLIKYFLFVFNVFFFVLGSLVFCFGLWILIDKNSFASFLGLSFTPLKVWSYVLATSGVLTGLLSLLGCLGAIKEIRCLLGLYFGLLLLLLATQITIGVLIYTQHGLLERKVKDIVLDVIDNYHKYPDAYSTAENWDFVQFQLRCCGWTSPQDWLRASSLEFNGSALSGSGRGSPSSAPRGALEPSAQPPGPLQRVPCSCQNTSVMITSQGLAESPRASPPAAGPGARASEVSAPGMPVILPRVGGPGTPARLRSGELCLTSADSGVYQEGCSRSIFTWLHNNLISIVGVSLGLGLLELGLMSLSMFLCRNLDHVYNKLSRYS; from the exons ATGGTGGATAAGGGCTGTCTCAGCCTcatcaaatatttcctttttgtcttcaaCGTCTTCTTCTTT GTCCTGGGCAGCCTTGTCTTCTGCTTTGGTCTCTGGATTCTCATCGACAAGAACAGCTTTGCCTCCTTCCTGG GCCTGTCCTTTACACCGCTGAAGGTATGGTCCTATGTGCTCGCCACCTCCGGGGTTCTCACTGGCCTCCTGTCCCTCCTTGGCTGCCTTGGAGCCATCAAAGAGATCCGGTGCCTCCTTGGCCTT TACTTTGGTCTTCTGCTGCTCCTACTTGCTACCCAGATCACAATAGGAGTCCTCATCTACACCCAACATGGCCTG CTGGAGCGCAAGGTGAAGGACATCGTGCTGGACGTAATCGACAATTACCACAAGTACCCGGACGCGTACAGCACGGCTGAGAACTGGGATTTTGTGCAGTTCCAG CTTCGCTGCTGCGGCTGGACCTCTCCCCAGGACTGGCTGCGGGCCTCCTCCCTCGAGTTCAACGGCTCCGCCCTCAGCGGCAGCGGGAGGGGCTCCCCCTCCTCGGCCCCGAGGGGCGCCCTGGAGCCGTCGGCGCAGCCGCCCGGGCCGCTTCAGCGAGTGCCCTGCTCCTGCCAGAACACTTCGGTGATGATCACATCGCAGGGCCTTGCGGAGTCCCCGAGAGCCAGCCCGCCGGCCGCGGGGCCCGGGGCCCGGGCCTCCGAGGTCTCTGCCCCGGGCATGCCCGTGATCCTGCCCCGCGTGGGCGGCCCCGGAACCCCGGCCCGACTGCGCTCGGGCGAGCTCTGCCTGACGTCCGCAGACAGCGGAGTCTACCAGGAG GGCTGCTCTCGGAGCATCTTCACGTGGCTGCACAACAACCTCATCTCCATCGTGGGCGTCAGCCTGGGCCTGGGGCTGCTCGAG cTCGGGCTCATGTCGCTCTCGATGTTCCTCTGCAGGAACCTGGATCACGTCTACAACAAGCTCTCGCGATACTCTTAG